The following are encoded in a window of Maridesulfovibrio ferrireducens genomic DNA:
- a CDS encoding tRNA1(Val) (adenine(37)-N6)-methyltransferase — protein sequence MSEEARQMFPKGLKQPETGFRFSTDSLLLSSFVKASGKCRILDLGTGCGVIPLGIALCNPDIELNITGVDISPEMLECANHNVAESGFADRIEILEGDVCNPQFASAESYDVVVSNPPYWCEGRGRPCPDADRNRARFEVEAELEDFAKTAARMVRFRGKVCFVFLAERVTQLLAVLTSFKLEPKRIKFVHSHMDRPAKVVLVEAVKNGKTGLIVEPPLILFQDKSKGSVYNQSALDFCKFIMK from the coding sequence GTGAGCGAAGAAGCGCGACAGATGTTTCCGAAAGGGCTCAAACAGCCTGAAACAGGGTTTAGATTTTCTACGGATTCATTATTGCTTAGCAGTTTTGTGAAGGCATCAGGTAAGTGCCGTATTCTTGATTTAGGCACAGGATGCGGAGTCATTCCATTGGGAATAGCTTTGTGTAATCCGGATATAGAATTAAATATTACCGGAGTTGATATCAGCCCGGAGATGCTTGAATGTGCGAACCATAATGTTGCCGAGTCAGGTTTTGCGGATAGAATAGAAATTTTAGAGGGCGATGTTTGTAATCCACAGTTTGCTTCTGCGGAAAGCTATGACGTGGTTGTGTCCAATCCTCCATATTGGTGTGAAGGAAGAGGGAGGCCTTGTCCTGATGCTGATAGGAATAGAGCCAGATTCGAGGTTGAAGCCGAACTTGAAGATTTTGCAAAGACTGCGGCACGTATGGTGCGGTTTCGGGGCAAAGTCTGTTTTGTATTCCTTGCGGAAAGAGTTACTCAGCTGTTAGCCGTATTGACCAGTTTCAAGCTGGAACCGAAAAGAATAAAGTTTGTGCATAGTCATATGGATCGTCCGGCCAAGGTCGTTTTAGTTGAAGCTGTGAAAAATGGTAAGACGGGGTTGATAGTAGAACCGCCTTTGATACTTTTTCAAGATAAAAGCAAAGGTTCAGTTTATAACCAAAGTGCATTAGATTTTTGCAAATTTATAATGAAGTGA
- a CDS encoding metallophosphoesterase family protein: protein MSLEVIKAEGLLLIGDPHIAATPPGQRLSSYTADILDKLEACLKHAKDLNMVPLLLGDLFHWPRDNSNSLLVDLIALFGPYKPFVLIGNHDKYQARFTPDVSMAVLDASNVIRMMNEPGPAFVLETPEGKVLVGASPDGFPIPKEFGREEFEQENGELLKVVWVAHHNVAFPEYKKPHYAIKEIPGIDWVINGHIHRPRPTITAGSTTWANPGNISRLAFTKLALERKPQAAIWTPQCIDLEKWDIPHRDFYEVFPNQDFLPEIEDADAAESKFLQGLERLAWKRTHEGSGLKQFLEENIDPEEPESKLIWDLYTEVTDGNR from the coding sequence ATGAGTCTTGAAGTAATAAAAGCTGAAGGGCTTCTTTTAATTGGAGATCCACATATTGCGGCGACTCCTCCCGGACAGCGTTTAAGTAGTTACACCGCCGATATTCTGGATAAGCTGGAAGCATGCTTAAAGCATGCGAAAGATTTGAATATGGTCCCGCTTCTTTTGGGTGATCTTTTTCATTGGCCCCGGGATAATTCGAATAGTCTTCTGGTTGATTTAATAGCCCTGTTCGGTCCGTATAAGCCTTTTGTGCTGATTGGTAATCACGACAAATATCAGGCAAGATTTACACCTGATGTTTCAATGGCTGTGCTGGACGCTTCAAATGTCATTAGAATGATGAATGAGCCGGGCCCAGCTTTTGTGCTTGAAACTCCGGAGGGTAAGGTTCTGGTCGGGGCAAGTCCGGACGGGTTCCCCATTCCCAAAGAATTCGGGCGTGAGGAATTTGAGCAGGAGAATGGTGAACTTCTCAAGGTTGTGTGGGTAGCTCATCATAATGTGGCTTTCCCTGAATATAAAAAGCCGCACTATGCTATCAAAGAAATACCCGGAATTGACTGGGTGATAAACGGGCACATTCACAGGCCGCGTCCGACTATTACCGCAGGGTCTACAACATGGGCTAACCCCGGTAATATCTCGCGTCTGGCATTCACTAAGCTTGCACTTGAGCGCAAACCGCAAGCGGCTATCTGGACTCCGCAGTGTATTGATCTGGAAAAATGGGACATACCTCACCGGGATTTTTATGAGGTCTTTCCAAATCAGGATTTTCTGCCGGAGATAGAAGACGCTGATGCGGCTGAATCAAAATTTTTGCAGGGGCTTGAAAGGCTTGCATGGAAGAGAACTCACGAAGGTTCAGGGCTTAAACAATTTTTGGAAGAGAATATTGATCCGGAAGAGCCGGAAAGTAAATTGATCTGGGATTTATATACGGAGGTAACTGATGGCAATCGGTAA
- a CDS encoding helix-turn-helix domain-containing protein codes for MTPSPTLYTVREIADTLRIHSRTAYRLIQEGKIRGIKVGSQWRVPESSLLEYIESGLQAPRSKEKDEKTGSKQLKLPI; via the coding sequence TTGACTCCGTCGCCAACTTTATACACGGTGCGTGAGATCGCTGATACGCTTCGAATCCACTCCAGAACGGCTTATCGGCTGATTCAGGAAGGGAAGATTCGCGGTATCAAAGTAGGTAGTCAGTGGCGCGTACCTGAAAGTTCTTTGCTGGAATATATCGAGTCGGGCTTGCAAGCTCCTCGCAGTAAGGAAAAAGACGAAAAGACTGGTTCTAAACAACTGAAACTGCCCATTTAA
- a CDS encoding phenylacetate--CoA ligase family protein, producing the protein MTRKDRTEGIYSRREVLDEGERRQYCALQLKELLTYAYRYSEDVKKRFDRAQFQVEKFKDLSDLKLIPILKKKELIFLQSMGPRLGGLLTKDLGELRRIFLSPGPIFDPEDRSEDYWGWTEGFYAAGFRSGDVAQITLNYHLAPAGLMFEEPLRNLNCAVVPAGPGSTNSQLEIMQKLRVTGYVGTPSYLMHLAQKAEEAGLNLRKDLYLEVAFVTGEKFSEKVRTSLEKKFDLIMRQGYGTADVGCIGYECYHKNGLHITNRAFVEICHPDTGIPLKDGEVGEIVITAFNKTYPLIRLATGDLSYIDRSPCPCGRSTPRLGNIVGRVDTTARIKGMFVYPHQVEQVMAHFDEVKRWQIEVTNPGGIDEMILNIEVSNFKREDELLHMFREKIKLRPILKVLTPGSLPPQVKPIEDKRIWD; encoded by the coding sequence ATGACTCGTAAAGACCGCACCGAAGGCATATACAGCCGTCGTGAAGTGCTGGATGAGGGCGAAAGGCGTCAATATTGCGCTTTGCAGCTTAAAGAGCTTCTGACCTATGCCTACCGCTATTCTGAAGACGTTAAAAAGCGTTTCGATAGAGCTCAGTTTCAGGTTGAAAAGTTTAAAGACCTTTCTGACCTTAAACTCATTCCTATACTAAAAAAGAAAGAACTTATATTTTTGCAGTCCATGGGGCCACGTCTTGGCGGATTGTTGACTAAAGATCTCGGTGAGCTTCGCCGCATCTTTCTTTCCCCCGGTCCTATTTTCGACCCTGAAGACCGCAGTGAAGATTACTGGGGATGGACTGAAGGCTTTTATGCAGCCGGTTTCCGCTCAGGTGATGTTGCTCAGATTACTTTGAACTATCATTTGGCTCCTGCCGGACTGATGTTTGAAGAGCCTTTGCGTAATTTGAACTGTGCGGTTGTTCCTGCCGGACCAGGCAGTACCAACAGTCAGCTTGAAATCATGCAGAAGCTTAGAGTTACCGGATATGTCGGAACTCCCAGTTATCTTATGCACCTTGCTCAGAAGGCTGAAGAAGCCGGACTCAATTTGCGTAAAGATCTTTACCTTGAAGTTGCATTTGTTACAGGCGAAAAATTCTCTGAAAAGGTTCGTACCTCACTTGAGAAAAAATTCGATCTTATTATGCGTCAGGGTTATGGAACTGCTGATGTCGGTTGTATCGGTTACGAATGTTACCATAAGAACGGTCTGCATATCACCAACCGTGCGTTTGTTGAAATCTGCCATCCTGACACAGGTATTCCTCTTAAGGACGGCGAAGTCGGTGAAATAGTTATTACCGCTTTCAACAAAACTTATCCTTTGATCAGACTCGCTACCGGTGATCTTAGTTATATTGACCGTTCACCTTGTCCTTGTGGTCGTTCCACTCCAAGGCTTGGAAATATTGTCGGTCGTGTGGACACTACAGCCCGCATTAAGGGTATGTTTGTCTATCCTCATCAGGTTGAGCAGGTTATGGCTCATTTTGATGAAGTTAAGCGTTGGCAGATTGAAGTTACCAACCCCGGCGGTATTGATGAAATGATCCTCAATATTGAGGTTTCCAACTTTAAACGTGAAGATGAGCTTCTGCACATGTTCCGTGAAAAAATTAAACTGCGTCCTATTCTCAAGGTGCTGACTCCGGGCTCACTGCCTCCTCAGGTCAAACCTATTGAAGATAAGCGTATTTGGGATTAA
- a CDS encoding AAA family ATPase, translated as MIKKIILKNFLAHAYTEIELGSGMTVLTGPNNSGKSSVVEALRCIATNPLPKHFVRHGAKVARVELEMDDGTKVAWIRKKATAWYEVTKPGADEHETYAKFGRKPPEDVMAILRLNQVPLEGDKSLDVHIGDQRKPIFLLDQPASVAAQFFASSSEASHLLAMQTELKNRVKSAKREKKFQQEKMVHIASELNDLQDLPNVNLELESARELKGHSEKILSEIPRIEDLLNRKTQLQTVKEALAAREKSLCGLAKGPDLFPVKPLEQTGQQLESFSRQKTSLKKRSQSLESLAPLPQLFPVKDLDSRIAHHKQLSLAENIQNKRRNSLSLLASPPVLDDISALSATISNLSRNKVSVENISHRARVLEPIAPAPELFEDANLIKIIRNIDSLKKTQELSRVSLQKLEESRIMLEAKIKKRLAEIGSCPLCGNELAADKLIGEVVHES; from the coding sequence ATGATTAAAAAAATTATCCTAAAAAATTTCTTAGCCCACGCATATACCGAGATAGAACTCGGCTCGGGCATGACTGTGCTGACCGGACCTAATAACAGCGGCAAATCTTCTGTTGTTGAGGCCTTGCGGTGCATTGCGACTAATCCGTTGCCGAAGCATTTTGTCCGGCACGGCGCAAAGGTCGCGCGGGTTGAACTTGAGATGGATGACGGGACAAAGGTTGCATGGATTCGGAAGAAAGCTACAGCCTGGTATGAAGTGACTAAACCCGGCGCTGATGAGCATGAGACTTATGCAAAGTTCGGTCGCAAACCTCCTGAAGATGTAATGGCTATTTTGCGCCTTAATCAGGTGCCTTTAGAGGGTGATAAATCTTTAGATGTTCATATCGGTGATCAGCGCAAACCTATTTTTCTGCTTGATCAGCCTGCAAGTGTTGCGGCTCAGTTTTTTGCATCTTCGTCGGAAGCATCGCATTTGCTGGCTATGCAGACGGAACTGAAGAATCGGGTCAAGAGTGCAAAGCGCGAGAAAAAATTTCAGCAGGAAAAAATGGTCCATATCGCTTCCGAACTTAATGATTTGCAGGATTTGCCGAATGTGAATCTTGAGCTTGAATCTGCCCGTGAATTAAAAGGGCATTCGGAAAAGATTTTAAGTGAAATCCCGCGCATTGAAGATTTGCTGAACCGCAAAACTCAGCTTCAAACCGTTAAGGAGGCGCTTGCCGCTAGAGAAAAGAGTTTATGCGGACTTGCTAAGGGGCCGGATCTTTTTCCTGTTAAGCCGCTTGAGCAAACAGGTCAGCAGCTTGAAAGTTTTAGTCGTCAAAAGACAAGTCTTAAGAAACGGTCACAGAGTTTAGAAAGCCTTGCGCCTTTGCCACAGCTTTTCCCTGTGAAGGATTTGGATTCCAGAATTGCACACCATAAACAATTGTCTCTAGCAGAGAATATTCAGAATAAAAGACGTAATAGCCTGTCCTTGTTGGCTTCTCCTCCTGTATTGGATGATATCTCAGCTCTTTCTGCAACAATCAGCAATCTTTCCCGCAACAAGGTTTCTGTAGAAAATATTTCACACAGAGCGCGGGTTCTTGAACCGATCGCACCCGCACCTGAACTATTTGAAGATGCTAATTTAATTAAAATAATCAGGAACATTGATTCACTTAAAAAGACTCAGGAACTCTCAAGAGTTTCTTTGCAAAAACTGGAAGAGTCCAGAATTATGCTTGAGGCCAAAATAAAGAAAAGGTTGGCTGAAATAGGTAGCTGTCCGCTTTGCGGAAATGAGCTGGCTGCGGATAAGTTGATAGGGGAGGTGGTCCATGAGTCTTGA
- the murJ gene encoding murein biosynthesis integral membrane protein MurJ, with the protein MTAESAKIVRNASVVAGATLLSRILGFVRDLIVAFALGAGLPADAFFVAFRIPNLLRRLFGEGSLTMAFVPVFSRVKNEQGQDAAFDMARSALVWLVLILGVITVLAIVGAKPLVLMIAPGFDRNPELMSLTVDLLRICFPYVIFICGVALCMGVLNSMGHFLAPALAPCALNVALIGSALVGYFTGNNVAVFMAWGVLIGGVLQWLLQQPYLRRVGLSWRGNRSLDNPGVKRMGKLMLPTVFGAAVYQINIVLGTLLASFLPVGSVSYLYYSDRLVQFPLGVFGIAVGTAALPSLSALCAKGKDREFAETLKHTVGLTLFISLPAMAGLVTLAEPLIRLLFQRGAFDAVAVTATAQALVAYGIGLPFIAMSRPLVSAFYAQEDTKTPVKIAILCLIANVGVGYVLMQSIAHVGLALAVSLSSTLNFLLLAGIMWRRTGVCPLPWAGAFKSLLLSCLIGAGAWFSVSYGILWFFMIPVWVLIYGFGSLLLKSDDALMLMNALRRRRA; encoded by the coding sequence ATGACAGCTGAATCAGCTAAAATTGTTCGAAACGCTTCGGTTGTTGCCGGAGCTACCTTGCTTTCAAGGATACTCGGATTTGTCCGGGACTTGATTGTGGCCTTTGCCTTGGGTGCCGGTTTGCCTGCGGATGCTTTTTTTGTGGCATTTCGTATTCCGAATCTGCTTCGTCGCTTGTTCGGGGAAGGTTCGTTGACCATGGCTTTTGTGCCCGTTTTCAGCCGTGTGAAGAATGAGCAGGGGCAGGACGCAGCTTTTGATATGGCCCGTTCGGCGCTTGTCTGGCTGGTGCTGATTCTGGGAGTGATTACGGTTCTGGCAATTGTTGGCGCAAAACCGCTGGTTTTGATGATTGCACCGGGTTTTGATCGTAATCCCGAATTGATGTCTCTTACGGTTGATCTTTTAAGAATCTGTTTTCCTTATGTAATTTTTATTTGCGGTGTTGCATTGTGCATGGGAGTTTTGAATAGCATGGGCCATTTTCTGGCTCCTGCCCTAGCCCCGTGTGCTTTAAATGTCGCACTTATCGGCTCCGCGCTCGTCGGCTATTTTACCGGAAACAATGTGGCCGTGTTTATGGCGTGGGGCGTTCTGATTGGCGGGGTTTTGCAATGGCTCCTGCAACAGCCTTATTTGCGCAGAGTCGGTCTTTCATGGCGCGGCAATCGCAGCCTTGATAATCCGGGCGTTAAGCGCATGGGCAAACTAATGCTGCCTACTGTTTTCGGAGCTGCTGTGTATCAGATTAATATTGTTCTGGGCACACTTCTGGCTTCATTTCTTCCCGTGGGTAGTGTTTCCTATCTTTATTATTCTGACCGGCTTGTTCAATTTCCGCTGGGAGTTTTCGGGATTGCCGTTGGAACAGCCGCATTACCGAGCCTTTCTGCTCTCTGCGCTAAAGGAAAAGACCGTGAATTTGCCGAGACCTTGAAACATACTGTAGGTCTGACTCTTTTTATCAGCCTGCCTGCAATGGCTGGACTGGTAACCCTTGCCGAACCACTTATTAGATTACTTTTTCAGCGCGGAGCTTTCGATGCTGTGGCTGTTACTGCTACTGCGCAGGCTTTGGTTGCTTATGGCATAGGGCTTCCTTTTATAGCTATGTCCCGCCCTTTGGTTTCAGCTTTTTATGCTCAGGAAGACACCAAAACTCCGGTTAAGATTGCAATATTGTGTCTCATCGCCAACGTGGGTGTCGGGTATGTGTTGATGCAGTCTATAGCTCATGTGGGCTTGGCTTTAGCTGTTTCATTATCGTCCACACTCAATTTTTTGTTACTTGCCGGAATCATGTGGCGCAGAACCGGCGTGTGTCCTTTGCCGTGGGCGGGAGCGTTTAAAAGTCTTTTGCTCAGCTGTTTGATCGGGGCGGGAGCTTGGTTTTCTGTTTCATACGGAATATTATGGTTCTTTATGATTCCTGTGTGGGTGCTGATTTACGGCTTCGGTTCTCTGCTTCTTAAATCTGATGATGCATTAATGCTTATGAACGCATTACGCCGTAGAAGAGCTTAG
- a CDS encoding ArnT family glycosyltransferase, with protein MLSLTHSFKNKPLMWAFIIIVFTTFARIWFLGSGQLNLVQDEAQYWDWTRNMQLTYYSKGPLIAWIISTWTFIFGNTEFGVRFGSVVGSMITQMVLFWGMAKLWKRPSAAVWTLVVYNTMPVFLALGILMTTDNPFILCWTCAVFALYSATIPYSPGIERDSNESRTLPFVLIAFFLALGILAKYTMLGFTGLSVIYALILMKKEGLPIGFVKKLFIALSVGVFVGFLPTLIWNVQNDFVGYKHVLYLIGASGASASQLVRFDRVLPYFGEQIGMATPWWLIFMLSGGFGALAVVLKKKSKNLLGLNNKQAALLSVFFLPVWFFFLMWSFHTKVLGNWAVISYVSGVMLAGLVFDAFWNRRGHLRSVWLFLGILIFGLLHFQNLVPLPDHLNPTHRLKGWTDLGQQVIELEKSQFKDPSKVFIMSEQYDMTAALAFYVPGQPRTYCAWIDRRMNQYDLWPGPQEKLGWDAIYVLKDFKEKPDNELIKMFGRISPPIHFQTTFRGKPARKFTIYLCYDYNGYWPRDKRLRF; from the coding sequence GTGCTATCATTAACTCATTCGTTTAAAAATAAGCCCCTGATGTGGGCTTTTATAATAATTGTTTTTACTACTTTTGCCAGAATCTGGTTTCTGGGGTCTGGGCAGCTTAATTTGGTGCAGGACGAAGCCCAGTATTGGGATTGGACCCGCAACATGCAGCTTACCTATTATTCCAAGGGGCCGCTGATTGCGTGGATTATTTCCACTTGGACTTTTATTTTCGGCAACACGGAATTCGGAGTGCGCTTCGGTTCAGTCGTGGGGTCGATGATAACTCAGATGGTTCTTTTCTGGGGAATGGCAAAGCTTTGGAAGCGGCCTAGTGCGGCAGTCTGGACGCTTGTTGTCTATAATACCATGCCCGTTTTTCTGGCGCTTGGAATATTGATGACAACAGATAATCCTTTTATTCTGTGTTGGACTTGCGCTGTTTTTGCTCTTTATTCTGCAACCATTCCTTATTCTCCGGGTATCGAGCGAGATTCAAATGAATCCAGAACGCTTCCTTTTGTTCTGATTGCTTTCTTCTTGGCGCTGGGCATACTTGCGAAATATACAATGCTCGGTTTTACCGGTCTTTCGGTTATTTACGCATTGATCCTGATGAAGAAAGAAGGGCTTCCTATCGGATTTGTAAAGAAGTTGTTCATAGCGCTTTCGGTAGGGGTTTTTGTCGGTTTTTTGCCGACCCTTATCTGGAATGTTCAGAATGATTTCGTTGGATATAAGCATGTTTTGTATTTGATAGGTGCTTCGGGAGCCAGCGCTTCACAGCTGGTCAGATTTGACAGGGTTCTACCTTATTTTGGGGAACAGATTGGCATGGCGACTCCGTGGTGGCTTATCTTTATGCTTTCTGGTGGATTCGGAGCATTAGCTGTTGTTTTAAAGAAGAAATCCAAAAATCTTTTGGGATTGAATAATAAACAGGCCGCACTTCTTTCTGTGTTTTTCCTGCCGGTCTGGTTCTTTTTCCTTATGTGGAGTTTTCATACCAAAGTTCTCGGTAACTGGGCTGTAATTTCATATGTTTCCGGAGTTATGCTTGCAGGATTAGTCTTTGATGCTTTTTGGAATAGACGTGGTCACCTCCGTTCAGTCTGGTTGTTTCTGGGTATTTTAATTTTTGGTTTATTGCATTTTCAGAATCTTGTTCCGCTTCCTGATCACCTTAATCCGACTCATCGTCTAAAAGGCTGGACGGATCTGGGACAACAGGTAATTGAGCTTGAGAAGTCCCAGTTTAAAGATCCTTCAAAGGTTTTTATAATGAGTGAGCAGTATGACATGACCGCCGCACTGGCCTTTTATGTGCCGGGGCAGCCTAGAACCTATTGTGCATGGATAGATCGGCGCATGAACCAGTATGATTTGTGGCCCGGTCCTCAAGAAAAGCTTGGATGGGACGCAATCTATGTCCTTAAAGATTTTAAAGAAAAACCTGATAATGAGTTGATTAAAATGTTTGGCCGCATCAGCCCGCCTATTCATTTTCAGACAACTTTCCGCGGGAAGCCTGCTCGAAAGTTCACAATTTATTTGTGCTATGATTATAATGGTTACTGGCCGAGAGATAAACGGCTCAGGTTCTAG
- a CDS encoding ChaN family lipoprotein codes for MFRYNINIRARGLRTLCALFFIFAISGCTKPIHPDMAVSFLPCSGEYISSAGEKLSFAEVVQNASRADYVLIGEGHTNRCDHAAQFNLIQGLTRNNRKVSIGFEMISSEKQDVLNRFNLGQLSVDELPEKLDWKNEWRYDFNFFRSVFELAKKRELTVAALNFPFRLTKEVREKGLERLSVPDRALLPQKVIPAPEQQEESLKEVLSMHANRDSSDPTQVERFLLVQSLWDTAMAERAISLRRSSKNPVVVLAGAGHVEHGWGIAHRLKELDPEAKVFMFMPWRGEEFYPTAADSFFYCPPSYESRLGMTVEMRQGKAVVVAVKRDQKAFKYGIRPGDVLLKAQGIPVRSLFAMHMAGAKAHKENKPLVFKLDRRGMTFSIDLGLLVRSKEK; via the coding sequence ATGTTCCGATATAATATTAATATCCGCGCAAGGGGTCTTCGGACTCTTTGCGCGCTTTTTTTTATCTTTGCCATTTCAGGATGTACCAAGCCGATACACCCCGATATGGCAGTATCTTTTTTGCCTTGTTCCGGTGAATATATAAGTTCAGCGGGAGAGAAACTTTCGTTTGCGGAAGTTGTGCAGAATGCCAGTCGTGCTGACTATGTGCTGATCGGCGAGGGTCACACAAACAGGTGCGATCACGCAGCTCAATTTAATCTGATTCAAGGGCTTACACGTAATAACCGCAAAGTTTCCATTGGTTTTGAAATGATCAGCTCCGAAAAGCAGGATGTTCTTAATCGTTTCAATCTTGGACAACTCAGTGTGGACGAGTTGCCGGAAAAGCTGGATTGGAAAAACGAGTGGAGATATGATTTTAATTTTTTCCGTTCTGTGTTTGAGCTTGCGAAAAAACGAGAACTTACTGTAGCCGCTTTGAATTTTCCTTTTAGACTTACGAAAGAAGTTCGTGAAAAGGGGCTTGAAAGGTTGTCCGTCCCGGACCGGGCATTGCTGCCGCAAAAAGTTATTCCGGCGCCTGAGCAACAGGAAGAAAGTTTAAAAGAAGTTCTTTCTATGCACGCCAATCGGGATTCATCTGACCCCACGCAGGTTGAAAGATTTTTACTGGTTCAGTCTTTATGGGATACCGCGATGGCGGAGCGGGCGATTAGCCTGCGTCGAAGTTCGAAAAATCCAGTTGTTGTTCTTGCGGGAGCGGGGCATGTTGAACATGGCTGGGGGATCGCTCATAGGCTTAAAGAGCTGGACCCTGAAGCAAAGGTTTTTATGTTCATGCCGTGGCGTGGCGAAGAATTTTATCCCACTGCCGCAGATTCATTTTTTTATTGCCCTCCCTCTTATGAAAGCAGACTGGGGATGACCGTGGAAATGCGTCAGGGAAAAGCCGTGGTTGTTGCTGTTAAGCGTGATCAGAAAGCGTTTAAGTATGGCATTCGTCCCGGAGACGTGTTGCTGAAGGCGCAAGGAATTCCTGTGCGTTCGCTTTTCGCTATGCACATGGCCGGGGCAAAAGCGCACAAAGAGAATAAGCCTCTTGTTTTTAAGTTGGACAGAAGAGGCATGACTTTTAGTATCGATTTAGGGTTGCTTGTCAGATCTAAAGAAAAGTAG
- a CDS encoding DUF2959 domain-containing protein: MKQKLTYALLITLTLALSGCQSTYYKTMESFGYHKRDILVSNVEKARESQEEASEQFKSALEKFSALTGFHGGDLQDIYERLNDEFERSEAAAKDVTNRIDAVEQVGNDLFGEWKDELSKYSNTKLRNESRIKLSKTKSKFTRLLSAMRRAEKKIKPVLDAFRDQVLYLKHNLNAQAITSLQSEINSLEADIGRLIKDMQKSIDEADAFIKELKKNS, translated from the coding sequence ATGAAACAAAAACTTACATACGCCCTTCTCATTACACTTACGCTGGCCCTTTCCGGCTGCCAGTCTACTTATTACAAAACAATGGAAAGCTTCGGCTACCACAAACGCGATATCCTTGTTTCCAACGTTGAAAAAGCGCGTGAGTCGCAGGAAGAAGCCAGCGAGCAGTTCAAAAGCGCATTGGAAAAATTCAGCGCACTGACCGGATTCCACGGTGGCGACCTTCAAGATATATACGAACGGCTTAATGATGAATTTGAACGCAGTGAAGCCGCGGCAAAAGATGTTACTAATCGCATTGATGCTGTTGAGCAGGTCGGGAATGATTTATTCGGTGAATGGAAAGATGAGCTTTCGAAATATTCAAACACAAAGCTTAGAAATGAAAGCAGAATCAAACTTTCAAAGACCAAAAGCAAATTTACAAGGCTTCTCTCAGCCATGCGCAGAGCTGAAAAGAAGATCAAGCCTGTTCTTGATGCATTCCGCGATCAAGTGCTTTACCTAAAGCACAACCTCAATGCACAAGCTATAACCTCGCTTCAGTCGGAAATTAATTCTTTGGAAGCTGACATCGGCAGGCTTATTAAAGATATGCAGAAATCCATTGATGAAGCTGACGCATTCATTAAAGAACTTAAGAAAAACAGCTAA
- the mutM gene encoding bifunctional DNA-formamidopyrimidine glycosylase/DNA-(apurinic or apyrimidinic site) lyase — MPELPEVEVISRGLAKALVGKTIESVKILNHGTVKMPWHVFASRVAGCSVSRVHRRGKLLIMDLGEDLHVTFHLKMTGRVLAHESAISPDKHSRVVFGLTDGGSIEFHDTRKFGEVRALSTAELEEWSFYRKLGPEPLETSAADLADILVGRKAQMKGLLLNQSVVAGIGNIYADESLFRSGIHPKAKASDLSKETLENLFVEVQKVLKQAISENGSSIRDYVDAGGDAGGFQNSFKVYGKKGEACPNCGETFESGTVAGRGTTFCSNCQKMSD; from the coding sequence ATGCCAGAATTACCAGAAGTAGAAGTTATCTCACGCGGTCTTGCCAAAGCTCTTGTAGGCAAAACCATTGAATCCGTTAAAATATTAAATCACGGCACTGTAAAAATGCCGTGGCATGTGTTTGCCTCAAGGGTTGCCGGTTGTTCAGTTAGCCGTGTCCACAGACGGGGAAAGCTGCTTATCATGGATTTGGGAGAGGATTTGCACGTAACCTTTCATCTTAAAATGACAGGCAGAGTGCTGGCACATGAAAGTGCTATTTCCCCTGACAAACATTCCCGTGTTGTTTTCGGATTGACAGATGGCGGTTCAATTGAATTTCACGATACCCGCAAATTCGGGGAAGTTCGCGCACTGAGCACGGCAGAACTCGAAGAGTGGTCTTTTTACCGCAAGCTCGGGCCGGAACCTCTTGAAACTTCCGCCGCCGATCTTGCTGACATTCTGGTCGGAAGAAAGGCTCAGATGAAAGGGCTGTTGCTGAATCAGTCAGTTGTTGCCGGAATAGGCAATATCTATGCTGACGAGTCCCTTTTCCGTTCAGGAATTCATCCCAAAGCCAAAGCTTCTGATCTCTCAAAAGAAACACTTGAAAATTTATTCGTAGAAGTTCAAAAGGTGCTGAAACAAGCTATCAGCGAAAACGGCAGTTCTATCCGTGATTACGTTGATGCCGGTGGAGACGCCGGAGGATTTCAGAACAGTTTCAAAGTTTACGGCAAAAAGGGTGAAGCTTGCCCTAATTGCGGAGAAACATTTGAAAGCGGTACTGTCGCCGGGCGTGGAACGACTTTTTGCAGTAATTGTCAGAAAATGAGTGATTAA